A single window of Sphaerodactylus townsendi isolate TG3544 linkage group LG05, MPM_Stown_v2.3, whole genome shotgun sequence DNA harbors:
- the KCNA3 gene encoding potassium voltage-gated channel subfamily A member 3: MDEHLSLLHSPAAPSSCRHLRGGSSSSSGIVGSSHHNLGYSEQLFPEGALTAPQEGKEDEEGEDGELEGGMTVVGGEDPLLEESQPPHALLGGERYDHPMAHALPPPTHHPVGSSGDGEHECCERVVINISGLRFETQLKTLAQFPETLLGDPRKRMQYFDPLRNEYFFDRNRPSFDAILYYFQSGGRIRRPVNVPIDIFSEEIRFYQLGEEAMEKFREDEGFIREEQRPLPEKEFQRQVWLLFEYPESSGPARGIAIVSVLVILISIVIFCLETLPEFRDDRDYEATAVTFGTGGGPFVADIFTNSSSTASVVSPFTDPFFVVETLCIIWFSFELLVRFFACPSKPTFSKNIMNIIDIVAIIPYFITLGTELAERQGNGQQAMSLAILRVIRLVRVFRIFKLSRHSKGLQILGQTLKASMRELGLLIFFLFIGVILFSSAVYFAEADDPTSSFSSIPDAFWWAVVTMTTVGYGDMHPVTIGGKIVGSLCAIAGVLTIALPVPVIVSNFNYFYHRETEGEEQAQYMHVGSCQHLSSTEELKKARSNSTLSKSEYMVIEEGGISNSSFKQASFKTGNCTAANNPNCVNIKKMFTDV; encoded by the coding sequence ATGGACGAGCACCTCAGCCTGCTGCACTCCCCGGCCGCCCCGTCCTCCTGCAGGCACCTgaggggcggcagcagcagcagtagcggCATCGTGGGGAGCAGCCACCATAACCTGGGCTACAGCGAACAGCTCTTCCCCGAGGGCGCGCTGACCGCCCctcaggaagggaaagaggacgAAGAGGGGGAGGACGGGGAGCTGGAGGGGGGCATGACTGTGGTGGGAGGAGAAGACCCTCTGCTTGAAGAGTCCCAGCCCCCCCACGCCCTGCTGGGAGGGGAGCGCTATGACCACCCCATGGCCCACgccttgcctccccccacccatcatCCAGTGGGCAGCAGCGGAGATGGAGAACATGAATGTTGTGAGCGAGTGGTGATCAACATCTCAGGTCTGCGCTTTGAGACCCAACTCAAGACACTTGCCCAGTTCCCTGAGACGCTCCTGGGGGACCCCCGCAAGAGGATGCAGTACTTTGACCCCCTTCGAAACGAATATTTCTTTGACCGCAATCGGCCCAGTTTTGATGCCATCCTCTACTACTTCCAGTCTGGAGGCCGTATTCGGCGCCCCGTCAATGTCCCTATTGACATCTTTTCAGAAGAGATTCGTTTCTATCAACTGGGAGAGGAAGCTATGGAAAAATTCCGGGAAGATGAAGGTTTTATCCGTGAGGAGCAGAGACCTCTTCCTGAAAAGGAATTCCAGCGTCAGGTGTGGCTCCTCTTTGAGTACCCAGAGAGTTCTGGACCAGCCCGGGGTATTGCTATTGTCTCAGTTCTCGTTATCCTCATCTCCATCGTCATTTTCTGCCTTGAAACCTTGCCTGAGTTCAGAGATGACCGTGACTATGAAGCTACTGCAGTGACATTTGGGACTGGTGGTGGTCCTTTTGTGGCAGATATTTTCACAAATTCTTCCTCAACAGCCTCAGTGGTGTCACCTTTCACTGACCCCTTTTTTGTGGTGGAGACTTTGTGCATTATCTGGTTCTCTTTTGAGCTTCTTGTCCGCTTCTTTGCCTGTCCCAGTAAGCCCACCTTCTCTAAGAACATTATGAACATAATTGACATTGTGGCAATTATACCTTATTTCATCACCCTGGGCACTGAGCTGGCAGAGCGGCAGGGGAATGGCCAACAGGCAATGTCCCTGGCCATTCTCAGAGTCATTCGACTGGTCAGAGTCTTCCGAATATTCAAGCTGTCTCGGCACTCCAAGGGATTGCAGATCTTGGGTCAGACTCTCAAGGCCAGCATGAGGGAGCTTGGCTTGCttattttcttcctcttcattggagttatCCTGTTTTCTAGTGCGGTCTACTTTGCAGAAGCTGATGATCCCACTTCAAGTTTCAGCAGTATTCCTGATGCCTTTTGGTGGGCTGTAGTGACTATGACTACTGTGGGTTATGGGGACATGCACCCGGTCACTATTGGAGGCAAAATAGTTGGGTCTCTCTGTGCCATAGCTGGGGTTCTGACCATTGCTTTGCCAGTGCCTGTGATAGTATCCAATTTCAACTACTTTTATCACCGGGAAACGGAAGGTGAGGAGCAAGCCCAATATATGCATGTAGGAAGCTGCCAGCACCTCTCATCTACTGAGGAACTGAAGAAAGCTCGTAGCAATTCTACTCTTAGCAAGTCAGAGTACATGGTGATAGAAGAGGGAGGCATCAGTAACAGTTCATTCAAACAGGCTTCTTTTAAAACAGGCAATTGCACAGCCGCAAACAATCCCAACTGTGTGAATATTAAAAAGATGTTTACAGATGTTTAA